The Devosia sp. SD17-2 genome includes a region encoding these proteins:
- the rimO gene encoding 30S ribosomal protein S12 methylthiotransferase RimO produces MTQAPKIGLVSLGCPKALVDSERIMTTLRAQGYSFSRDYAGADIVLVNTCGFLDSAKQESLEAIGEALNENGKVIVTGCLGVEEGLIRETHPSVLAITGPHQYESVVAAVHDHLPPVPNRFVDLVPESGLKLTPRHYAYLKISEGCNNRCSFCIIPQIRGDLASRPAAGILSEAEGLIRSGVKELLVISQDTSAYGLDLKYATSKYRGREVKAKFYDLAKELGELGAWVRLHYVYPYPHVDPVMELMAEGLVLPYLDIPFQHASPNVLKAMRRPAHQEKTLNRILDWKRQVPDLTVRSNFIVGFPGETEEDFEMLLDFIEEAEIDRAGCFKYEPVTGATANELEGVVPDEVKEERFAQLMEVAQNVSFGQLQKKVGRTIDVIVDDVRPEENRVIARSKWDAPEIDGQVIVDNADGIKIGDIVSVTVTDNDEYDLFATPAKV; encoded by the coding sequence ATGACTCAGGCGCCTAAAATCGGCCTTGTCAGCCTCGGCTGCCCCAAGGCCCTCGTGGACAGCGAGCGGATCATGACCACGCTGCGGGCCCAGGGCTATTCGTTTAGCCGGGACTATGCGGGCGCCGACATCGTCCTCGTGAACACCTGCGGCTTTCTCGACAGTGCCAAGCAGGAAAGCCTCGAGGCGATCGGCGAAGCTCTCAATGAAAACGGCAAGGTGATCGTCACCGGCTGCCTCGGCGTCGAGGAAGGCCTGATCCGCGAAACGCACCCCAGCGTTCTCGCCATCACCGGCCCGCATCAGTATGAGAGCGTCGTTGCCGCCGTTCACGACCATCTGCCGCCCGTGCCCAACCGTTTCGTCGACCTCGTGCCCGAGAGCGGGCTCAAGCTGACGCCGCGCCACTACGCCTATCTGAAGATTTCCGAGGGCTGCAACAATCGCTGCTCGTTCTGCATCATCCCGCAGATTCGAGGCGATCTGGCTTCGCGTCCGGCTGCCGGCATTCTCTCGGAAGCCGAGGGCCTCATTCGCTCCGGCGTCAAAGAACTGCTGGTGATCAGCCAGGACACCAGCGCCTACGGCCTCGACCTCAAATATGCGACGAGCAAGTATCGCGGCCGCGAGGTGAAGGCGAAGTTCTATGACCTCGCCAAGGAACTGGGTGAACTCGGGGCATGGGTGCGTCTGCACTATGTCTACCCCTACCCCCATGTCGATCCGGTGATGGAACTGATGGCCGAAGGCCTCGTCCTGCCCTATCTCGACATTCCGTTCCAGCACGCCTCGCCGAACGTGCTCAAGGCCATGCGCCGCCCGGCCCACCAGGAAAAGACGCTCAACCGCATTCTCGACTGGAAGCGACAGGTGCCTGACCTCACCGTGCGCTCGAACTTCATCGTCGGCTTCCCCGGCGAGACGGAAGAAGATTTCGAAATGCTGCTCGATTTCATCGAGGAAGCCGAAATCGATCGCGCCGGGTGCTTCAAATATGAGCCGGTGACCGGCGCGACGGCCAATGAGCTCGAGGGCGTCGTGCCCGACGAGGTCAAGGAAGAGCGTTTCGCCCAGCTGATGGAAGTGGCCCAGAACGTCTCCTTCGGCCAGCTGCAGAAGAAGGTCGGCCGCACCATTGACGTGATTGTCGACGACGTGCGCCCCGAAGAGAACCGCGTGATCGCGCGTTCGAAGTGGGATGCGCCGGAGATCGACGGCCAGGTGATCGTCGACAATGCCGACGGCATCAAGATCGGCGACATTGTCTCGGTGACCGTTACCGACAACGACGAATATGATCTCTTCGCCACCCCGGCGAAGGTCTGA
- a CDS encoding GlsB/YeaQ/YmgE family stress response membrane protein, translated as MGFDGVGWIAAILIGGVAGWLASMFMNAGGGVLKNVLLGIVGAIIASLVFGLLGISFGGWVGYLIAGFIGACIIIFIGRAVSK; from the coding sequence ATGGGTTTTGACGGAGTGGGCTGGATCGCTGCCATCCTGATCGGTGGCGTCGCCGGATGGCTCGCAAGCATGTTCATGAATGCCGGTGGAGGCGTGCTCAAGAACGTCCTTCTCGGAATTGTCGGCGCGATTATCGCCAGCCTGGTCTTCGGGCTTCTTGGCATTTCCTTCGGCGGTTGGGTCGGCTATCTCATCGCCGGCTTCATCGGCGCCTGCATCATCATCTTCATCGGCAGGGCTGTGTCCAAATAG
- a CDS encoding esterase: protein MRQLITTLGRFHRDQLGLILPHEHVFVDLRTPDQPGYAEADPADVIRLMAPEIEAIKAQGVTAVVECSTGGVGLRVDIDLAVSQATGMPIVVPTGNYREPWIPDWVADASLEALEEWMVGELTDGIGDTGVVAAWIKVSAGDDGITPLETRILRAAARASARTGAIIGSHTIKGRVVLDQLDIIAEEGGSAERFISIHTQEEKDFGLHREVFDRGAWLEFDHIGRVPDAEVVPLVTRALEAGHGERLMLSHDRGWYDPALPGGGTPQPYTHLVDSFLPALRQAGVDETTITRLTHDNPFNAFSR from the coding sequence ATGCGACAATTGATTACAACCTTGGGGCGCTTTCACCGGGACCAGCTTGGACTGATCCTGCCGCATGAGCACGTCTTCGTGGATCTGCGGACCCCGGACCAGCCAGGCTATGCCGAGGCCGATCCGGCTGACGTGATCCGGCTGATGGCGCCAGAGATCGAGGCGATCAAGGCCCAGGGCGTCACCGCGGTGGTCGAGTGTTCAACCGGCGGCGTCGGTCTGCGTGTCGATATCGACCTCGCCGTCTCCCAAGCCACCGGCATGCCCATCGTGGTGCCGACCGGCAATTATCGCGAGCCGTGGATCCCCGACTGGGTGGCTGACGCGAGCCTTGAGGCGCTGGAAGAGTGGATGGTGGGCGAACTCACCGACGGTATCGGCGACACTGGGGTCGTCGCCGCCTGGATCAAGGTCAGCGCCGGCGATGATGGCATAACCCCGCTCGAAACGCGCATCCTGCGCGCCGCCGCGCGGGCTTCTGCCCGCACCGGCGCCATCATCGGTTCGCACACCATCAAGGGGCGCGTGGTGCTCGACCAGCTCGACATCATCGCCGAGGAGGGCGGCTCGGCCGAGCGCTTCATCTCTATCCACACACAGGAGGAGAAGGATTTTGGCCTCCATCGGGAAGTCTTCGATCGGGGCGCCTGGCTCGAATTCGACCATATCGGGCGCGTGCCCGACGCCGAGGTGGTGCCGCTGGTGACCCGCGCCCTTGAGGCGGGGCATGGCGAGCGCCTGATGCTCAGCCATGACCGCGGCTGGTATGATCCGGCGCTGCCGGGCGGTGGCACGCCGCAGCCCTATACCCACCTTGTGGATAGCTTCCTGCCCGCCCTGCGGCAGGCCGGTGTCGATGAAACGACCATCACGCGGCTCACCCACGATAACCCGTTCAACGCCTTTTCGCGCTGA
- a CDS encoding FliM/FliN family flagellar motor switch protein, which yields MSTLDHIEVDIIVELGATKMPIHHLLRMGRGAVIELDATEHDPLNIYANNTLIAKGEVNVEDGHLRVQVTEKVFKVA from the coding sequence ATGAGCACACTGGACCATATTGAAGTCGATATCATCGTCGAACTCGGCGCGACCAAGATGCCTATCCATCATCTTCTGCGCATGGGCCGTGGTGCCGTCATCGAGCTGGATGCCACCGAGCACGATCCGCTCAACATATATGCCAACAACACGCTGATCGCCAAAGGCGAGGTGAATGTCGAAGACGGGCACCTGCGGGTGCAGGTCACCGAGAAGGTGTTCAAGGTCGCCTGA
- the lipB gene encoding lipoyl(octanoyl) transferase LipB, with translation MEVLTPDAEACQIRSKLHRDDAEAVEWRIFDGAQDYPATLAAMEERAALVAAGEAPEAVWLLEHPALYTAGTSARAEDLLTQRFPVYPAGRGGQYTYHGPGQRVAYVMLDLTKRGRDIRCLVKGLEQWVIDTLASHNIVGERREGRVGVWVQRPDKGFGREDKIAAIGVRVRKWVTFYGISLNIDPDLGHYDGIVPCGITDQGVTSFEDLGQLVTMPEVDSVLRARFEDIFGATKEAAPGLAIPAPSGQFA, from the coding sequence ATGGAAGTCTTAACGCCCGACGCCGAAGCGTGCCAAATTCGATCGAAACTGCATCGCGATGATGCAGAAGCGGTCGAATGGCGCATATTTGACGGTGCCCAGGACTATCCGGCGACGCTGGCCGCCATGGAGGAGCGCGCCGCGCTGGTCGCTGCTGGTGAAGCCCCCGAGGCGGTGTGGCTGCTGGAGCACCCTGCCCTATACACCGCGGGCACCTCGGCGCGGGCCGAGGATCTCCTCACCCAGCGCTTTCCCGTTTATCCCGCCGGCCGCGGCGGGCAATACACCTATCACGGCCCTGGACAGCGCGTGGCCTATGTCATGCTCGACCTGACCAAGCGGGGGCGCGATATCCGCTGCCTCGTCAAAGGCCTTGAGCAATGGGTGATCGATACGCTGGCCAGCCATAATATTGTCGGCGAGCGCCGCGAAGGCCGCGTCGGCGTCTGGGTTCAGCGTCCGGACAAGGGTTTTGGGCGCGAGGACAAGATCGCGGCCATCGGCGTGCGCGTGCGCAAGTGGGTGACCTTCTACGGCATTTCCTTGAACATCGACCCGGATCTAGGCCATTACGACGGCATCGTGCCCTGCGGGATCACCGACCAGGGCGTCACCAGTTTTGAAGATCTGGGGCAGCTGGTGACGATGCCGGAGGTCGATTCTGTGCTGCGGGCGCGTTTTGAAGACATATTCGGGGCGACAAAAGAGGCCGCGCCCGGCCTTGCCATACCGGCCCCGTCTGGCCAATTTGCCTGA
- the cysW gene encoding sulfate ABC transporter permease subunit CysW, with protein sequence MANRSVGEIALISTAIVAAAVTLAVPLAVIFAFALREGLGVYLANISQPHTLHAIWLTVVTALIVVPINMAVGVALAWLVTRFRFRGRNLLVTIVELPAAVSPIVAGVVYLFLYGGQGLLGPTLQAAGMQIMFTTLAIVLVSLFVTAPYVARELIPMMRQQGTEDEEAALSLGANGWQMFWHVTLPNIRWGLIYGAILTNARVMGEFGAVSVVSGAIRGQTNTLPLQINLLFNDFNVTGAFAAASTLALIAVLTLVLKSALEAWEER encoded by the coding sequence ATGGCCAATCGCTCGGTCGGGGAAATCGCCCTCATCTCCACCGCGATCGTGGCTGCGGCCGTCACCCTGGCGGTGCCGCTTGCTGTCATCTTCGCCTTCGCGCTGCGCGAGGGCCTTGGCGTCTATCTCGCCAATATCAGCCAGCCTCATACGCTGCACGCGATCTGGCTGACCGTGGTCACCGCGCTCATCGTGGTGCCGATCAATATGGCGGTCGGCGTCGCGCTGGCGTGGCTGGTGACCCGCTTCCGCTTTCGCGGCCGGAATCTGCTGGTGACGATCGTCGAGCTGCCCGCGGCAGTCAGCCCGATCGTGGCTGGTGTGGTCTATCTCTTCCTCTATGGCGGCCAGGGCCTTTTGGGTCCAACCCTGCAGGCTGCGGGGATGCAGATCATGTTCACGACGCTCGCCATTGTGCTGGTCAGCCTTTTTGTCACCGCCCCCTATGTGGCACGCGAGCTCATTCCCATGATGCGCCAGCAAGGCACCGAGGACGAAGAGGCAGCGTTGTCGCTGGGGGCCAATGGCTGGCAGATGTTCTGGCACGTCACCCTGCCGAATATCCGCTGGGGGCTGATCTATGGCGCGATTCTCACCAATGCGCGGGTGATGGGCGAGTTCGGGGCCGTGTCGGTGGTGTCGGGCGCCATTCGCGGGCAGACCAATACGCTGCCGCTGCAGATCAATCTGCTGTTCAACGATTTCAACGTGACCGGTGCGTTCGCTGCGGCCTCGACGCTGGCACTGATCGCGGTGTTGACGCTGGTGCTGAAGTCGGCGCTGGAGGCGTGGGAGGAGCGGTAG
- the cysP gene encoding thiosulfate ABC transporter substrate-binding protein CysP yields MNKLVTTAALAFAIGSTPALAQPTDLLNVSYDIARELYEAVNLDFVPHYKAEHGVDLTVNQSHAGSSAQARAILEGLQADLVTFNQVTDIQKLADEGFVSANWKEEFPNNASPYYSLPAFLVRADNPKNIAGWADLARDDVAVIFPNPKTSGNARYTYLAARAWANEEFAGDEAQVEAYLTKVFSNVPVFETGGRGATTAFTERELGDVLITFEAEVHGIRKLLGEDKYDAVVPEVSLLAEFPVAVVDKVADARGSQEIATEYLNYLYSPAGQEILATFFNRVHDEGVVAAHAESFPEVRLLTVEDAFGGWDKVSAEHFAEGGLLDKVFINQ; encoded by the coding sequence ATGAACAAGCTGGTTACCACCGCCGCACTGGCCTTCGCCATCGGCAGCACCCCTGCCCTGGCTCAGCCGACCGATCTGCTCAATGTCTCCTATGACATTGCCCGTGAGCTCTACGAGGCGGTCAATCTGGACTTCGTGCCGCACTACAAGGCCGAGCACGGCGTCGACCTCACGGTCAACCAGTCCCACGCCGGCTCTTCGGCGCAGGCACGCGCCATTCTCGAAGGCCTGCAGGCTGATCTCGTGACCTTCAACCAGGTTACCGATATCCAGAAGCTGGCCGATGAGGGCTTTGTGTCGGCCAACTGGAAGGAAGAGTTCCCCAACAATGCCTCGCCCTATTATTCGCTGCCGGCCTTCCTCGTACGCGCCGACAATCCCAAGAACATCGCCGGCTGGGCCGACCTCGCCCGTGACGACGTGGCCGTGATCTTCCCGAACCCGAAGACTTCGGGCAATGCGCGCTACACTTATCTCGCCGCCCGCGCATGGGCCAATGAGGAATTCGCCGGCGACGAAGCGCAGGTTGAAGCCTATCTCACCAAAGTGTTCTCCAATGTGCCGGTGTTCGAGACCGGGGGCCGTGGCGCGACCACCGCCTTCACCGAGCGCGAGCTGGGCGATGTGCTGATCACCTTCGAGGCCGAAGTGCACGGCATCCGCAAGCTCCTGGGCGAAGACAAGTATGACGCTGTGGTTCCGGAAGTGAGCCTGCTCGCCGAGTTCCCGGTAGCCGTCGTCGACAAGGTCGCCGATGCCCGCGGCAGCCAGGAAATCGCCACCGAATACCTCAACTACCTCTATTCGCCAGCCGGCCAGGAAATCCTCGCTACCTTCTTTAATCGCGTCCATGACGAGGGCGTCGTCGCCGCTCATGCCGAGAGCTTCCCGGAAGTGCGCCTGCTGACCGTCGAAGACGCGTTCGGCGGCTGGGACAAGGTTTCGGCCGAGCACTTTGCCGAGGGCGGCCTGCTCGACAAGGTTTTCATCAACCAGTAG
- the cysT gene encoding sulfate ABC transporter permease subunit CysT: MANKRSKHLLPGFGLTMGVSLFYLTLIIVLPLAAMLLKVAGMGFPEFWRIITSNRALAAYRITFSSAFVATLINGVLGLLLAWVLTRYRFPGRRVLDALVDLPFALPTAVAGLVLVTLFAKTGWYGQFLEPNGLKVNYTQLGIIAAMTFTSIPFVVRAVQPVLEEVDADLENAARTLGASRWQIFARVIWPTIMPAFIGGCVLSFARSLGEFGAVVFIAGNLPGVTEIVSLLIYIRLDEYNYEAAAALAFVLLVVAFLTMASTNMLAAWQTRYAERRS, encoded by the coding sequence ATGGCGAACAAACGCAGCAAACATCTGCTGCCCGGTTTCGGGCTGACCATGGGCGTGTCCCTGTTCTATCTCACGCTCATCATCGTGCTGCCGCTGGCCGCCATGCTGCTGAAAGTGGCCGGCATGGGATTTCCCGAGTTCTGGCGCATCATCACCTCGAACCGCGCCCTCGCCGCCTATCGCATCACCTTCAGCTCGGCTTTCGTCGCCACGCTGATCAATGGCGTGCTGGGACTGCTGCTGGCCTGGGTGTTGACGCGCTACCGGTTCCCGGGCCGGCGCGTTCTCGACGCGTTAGTCGACCTGCCCTTCGCCCTGCCCACCGCCGTGGCGGGCCTCGTGCTGGTCACCCTCTTTGCCAAGACTGGCTGGTATGGCCAGTTCCTCGAGCCCAATGGGCTCAAGGTCAACTACACCCAACTCGGCATCATCGCGGCGATGACCTTCACGTCCATTCCCTTCGTGGTGCGGGCGGTCCAGCCGGTGCTCGAAGAGGTCGACGCTGATCTCGAAAATGCGGCGCGCACTCTTGGCGCGAGCCGCTGGCAGATTTTTGCGCGGGTGATCTGGCCGACGATCATGCCGGCCTTCATCGGCGGATGCGTGCTGTCCTTTGCCCGCTCGCTGGGCGAGTTCGGCGCGGTGGTCTTCATCGCCGGCAATCTCCCGGGGGTGACTGAAATCGTCTCGCTGCTGATCTACATCCGGCTCGACGAATATAATTACGAAGCTGCCGCCGCGCTGGCCTTCGTGCTGCTGGTCGTTGCCTTCCTCACCATGGCCAGCACCAATATGCTTGCCGCCTGGCAGACGCGTTATGCCGAGCGGAGAAGCTGA
- a CDS encoding DUF4282 domain-containing protein: MTLDDLKRLFTRQTLFRLDAILSPRLVPILYALGLAGILLWAINHFFYRFGMGFGNGLWGLLEILVFGLIALVGLRIGCEALIVWFKAHESTGETVNRTRFSASLLDEVRDAIRDLAEEGSESDYAEADEYFTPATEPAPHVAKPRREPSVTPGKPYSNS, from the coding sequence ATGACACTGGACGATCTCAAACGCCTGTTTACCCGCCAGACATTGTTCCGGCTCGACGCAATCCTGTCGCCCCGGCTCGTGCCGATTCTCTATGCGCTGGGTCTCGCTGGCATCCTGCTGTGGGCGATCAATCACTTCTTCTATCGGTTCGGCATGGGTTTCGGGAACGGGCTCTGGGGCCTTCTCGAGATCCTGGTGTTCGGCCTAATCGCCCTTGTCGGGCTGCGGATCGGCTGCGAAGCGCTGATCGTGTGGTTCAAGGCACATGAGAGCACGGGCGAGACGGTGAACCGCACACGCTTCTCGGCATCGCTGCTCGATGAGGTGCGGGACGCCATTCGCGACCTCGCCGAAGAGGGCAGCGAAAGCGACTATGCGGAAGCGGACGAATATTTTACGCCGGCGACCGAGCCTGCGCCGCATGTCGCAAAGCCGCGGCGCGAGCCATCGGTAACACCAGGCAAACCCTATTCGAACAGCTGA
- the folB gene encoding dihydroneopterin aldolase: protein MTTAFSGDRIILRDLGFYGYHGVFEEEKKLGQRFFIDLECGLDLSAPASSDALGHTISYADIFDVVKATFDGKRTKLIEALGQNIVTALFESFEEINWIIIRVRKPEAPIAMVRGEAAIELHRVRPQ from the coding sequence ATGACCACCGCTTTTTCCGGCGACCGCATCATCCTTCGCGATCTTGGCTTCTACGGCTATCACGGGGTCTTCGAGGAGGAAAAGAAGCTCGGCCAGCGCTTTTTCATTGACCTCGAATGCGGCCTCGACCTGTCGGCTCCGGCTAGCAGCGACGCGCTGGGCCATACGATCTCCTACGCCGATATTTTTGACGTGGTGAAAGCGACGTTCGACGGCAAGCGCACCAAGCTGATCGAGGCACTCGGCCAGAATATCGTTACGGCGCTGTTCGAGAGCTTTGAGGAGATCAACTGGATCATCATCCGGGTCCGCAAGCCGGAAGCGCCGATTGCCATGGTGCGCGGCGAAGCGGCGATCGAACTCCACCGCGTGAGGCCGCAATAA
- the folP gene encoding dihydropteroate synthase — MHSSHTIAPANRPPLVLGRRALVMGILNVTPDSFSDGGQHDQIEAAVSHARAMLADGADIIDVGGESTRPGGAPVGVQEELDRVVPVIQALRAAGIAAPISIDTYKPLVADQAIQAGADIINDVNGLQGPPEMAEIAALYQAPVIAMHWDRSWTEETEPVPAMADYFHSTVTIAKRAGLARDKLVLDPGFGFAKSLKQNYTILRQLADFRFDFPDLAVLVGTSRKSMIGKLLDNQPSERLPGTLATTALGYAAGGHIFRVHDVRANRDALRVAEATLYGPPDTGTV, encoded by the coding sequence ATGCACAGCAGCCACACAATCGCCCCTGCCAATCGACCACCGCTGGTGCTGGGGCGGCGCGCCCTGGTGATGGGTATTCTCAATGTGACGCCGGACAGCTTTTCCGATGGCGGGCAGCACGACCAGATCGAAGCGGCGGTTTCCCATGCCCGCGCCATGCTTGCCGACGGGGCCGACATCATCGATGTGGGCGGGGAAAGCACGCGGCCCGGCGGAGCACCGGTAGGCGTTCAGGAAGAACTCGATCGGGTTGTGCCGGTCATCCAGGCGCTGCGGGCAGCTGGAATCGCGGCGCCGATTTCCATCGACACCTACAAGCCCCTCGTCGCCGATCAGGCCATTCAGGCCGGCGCTGATATCATCAATGACGTCAATGGGCTGCAGGGCCCGCCGGAAATGGCAGAGATTGCCGCGCTCTATCAGGCGCCGGTGATTGCCATGCACTGGGACCGGAGCTGGACGGAAGAGACCGAGCCCGTTCCGGCCATGGCGGACTATTTCCATTCCACCGTCACCATTGCAAAGCGGGCGGGGCTGGCGCGCGACAAACTCGTGCTCGACCCGGGGTTCGGCTTTGCCAAGAGCCTCAAGCAGAACTACACGATCCTCCGGCAACTGGCTGATTTCAGATTCGATTTTCCAGATCTGGCGGTGCTGGTCGGCACCTCGCGAAAATCGATGATCGGCAAACTGCTGGACAATCAGCCCTCCGAGCGACTACCGGGGACGCTTGCCACCACCGCGCTCGGCTATGCAGCGGGTGGCCATATTTTTCGCGTGCACGACGTGCGCGCTAATCGCGATGCACTTCGGGTCGCCGAGGCGACACTCTACGGGCCGCCGGACACAGGAACAGTTTGA
- the folK gene encoding 2-amino-4-hydroxy-6-hydroxymethyldihydropteridine diphosphokinase, with amino-acid sequence MARAWLSLGANIGDPAAQLVEAIKRLDAHADISVTRQSSVIRTAPWGKTDQPDFANMAAEVETDLEPVDLLHVCLDIERDMGRVRHEVWGPRLIDIDVIAYERVEMHTGRLTLPHPFAHEREFVLGPLREIAPETADWIVGIRS; translated from the coding sequence ATGGCACGCGCCTGGCTCAGCCTCGGGGCCAATATCGGCGACCCGGCGGCGCAACTGGTCGAAGCGATCAAGCGGCTGGATGCCCATGCAGATATTTCGGTGACGCGGCAATCCTCGGTGATCCGCACCGCGCCCTGGGGCAAGACCGATCAGCCCGATTTCGCCAATATGGCGGCCGAGGTCGAGACCGATCTGGAGCCGGTGGACCTGCTCCATGTCTGTCTCGATATCGAGCGGGATATGGGTCGGGTGCGGCACGAGGTGTGGGGGCCGCGGCTGATCGACATCGACGTTATCGCCTATGAGCGGGTCGAGATGCACACAGGCCGGCTGACCCTGCCCCATCCGTTCGCGCATGAGCGCGAGTTCGTCCTCGGGCCGCTGCGGGAAATTGCTCCCGAGACGGCCGACTGGATCGTGGGCATTCGCAGCTGA
- a CDS encoding DoxX family protein codes for MFDRLSVHAPKALAALRIIAALLFLAHGTQKILGFPAAEFAPPMFSIFWFAGIIEIVTGVLIAIGLFTRPAAFLASGTMAVAYWMAHAPANMFPVNNGGDAAILFCFVFLYLVFAGPGAWAVDKK; via the coding sequence TTGTTCGATCGCCTTTCCGTCCATGCACCAAAGGCCCTCGCGGCCCTCCGCATCATCGCAGCTCTGCTGTTCCTCGCTCACGGCACGCAGAAGATTCTTGGCTTTCCGGCCGCCGAATTTGCACCGCCGATGTTCTCGATCTTCTGGTTCGCTGGCATCATCGAAATTGTCACCGGCGTGCTGATCGCCATTGGCCTGTTCACCCGTCCGGCCGCCTTCCTCGCTTCTGGCACCATGGCAGTGGCCTATTGGATGGCTCATGCGCCCGCCAACATGTTCCCGGTGAACAACGGTGGCGACGCCGCCATCCTCTTCTGCTTTGTCTTCCTCTACCTTGTGTTCGCCGGTCCCGGCGCCTGGGCAGTCGACAAGAAGTAA
- a CDS encoding EAL domain-containing protein, giving the protein MEFVRYALDSAAIVAMTDVKGTITLVNNKFSEISGYSREELIGANHRLLHSGVHGPEFFREMYRVIASGKVWHGEICNRRKDGERYWVDTTIVPHVGASGKVDSYTAIRFDITARQQAQSELRKVVNIDPMTGIPNRRHFQEYLEDALRQAGVGAKTVHLALLDLDTFKEINDWFGHDVGDRLLRIIGERLSALGHDDYFVARLGGDEFGIVLTGQSESEVRALVGKVLGAIRRPILLGDVTRRCTASIGVAMFPRDGLTAEDIFKNADLALYRAKELGRDRASTYEHRLGDVSRQRSELTRAIEDGLGRGQFLLHYQPVVPVADGGGLSVEGLLRWQHPTNGMVAPGSFLSDLRDPGLFAELGMLVVERAVQDMKAMKLQGLPVGRIAINVTNADFRSDLFTNKFFALTERAALPPSAFCIEVTEGVFLGRDFAEVERRICRLHDAGVEVALDDFGTGFASLTHLRRMPIDRVKIDQVFVANLTQSSADLAIVRGIIDISHGMGKLVTAEGVETRAQVDLLRELGCDSLQGWYFAKAQSPERLGYVLENLPSAQCETDAVGRMARG; this is encoded by the coding sequence ATGGAATTTGTCAGATATGCGCTGGACAGCGCAGCTATCGTGGCAATGACGGATGTCAAAGGCACAATAACCCTGGTCAACAACAAGTTCAGCGAGATCAGCGGATACTCTCGCGAAGAGCTGATCGGGGCCAACCACCGTCTTCTTCATTCTGGCGTTCACGGGCCGGAGTTCTTCCGGGAGATGTATCGCGTCATCGCCAGCGGCAAGGTCTGGCACGGCGAAATATGCAACCGCCGCAAGGATGGTGAGCGCTACTGGGTGGATACCACTATAGTGCCGCATGTCGGGGCATCGGGAAAAGTCGACAGCTACACAGCCATCCGTTTCGATATTACCGCTCGCCAGCAGGCGCAGAGCGAATTGCGCAAGGTGGTCAATATTGACCCGATGACCGGCATTCCCAATCGCCGGCATTTTCAGGAATATCTCGAGGACGCGCTGCGCCAGGCCGGGGTAGGGGCCAAGACTGTCCATCTCGCGCTCCTTGATCTCGATACATTCAAGGAAATCAACGACTGGTTCGGCCACGACGTTGGCGACCGGCTGTTGCGCATCATCGGCGAGCGGCTGAGCGCGCTGGGGCACGACGATTATTTCGTGGCCCGCCTTGGCGGCGACGAGTTCGGCATTGTTCTCACCGGCCAGAGCGAGAGCGAAGTTCGCGCCCTCGTCGGCAAGGTGCTCGGCGCCATCCGGCGGCCGATCCTGCTCGGGGATGTCACGCGGCGGTGCACGGCCAGCATCGGCGTCGCAATGTTCCCCCGCGACGGGCTGACGGCCGAGGATATTTTCAAGAACGCCGATCTGGCGCTCTATCGCGCCAAGGAGCTTGGCCGCGATCGCGCCAGCACCTATGAGCACCGGCTTGGCGACGTCTCACGCCAGCGCAGCGAGCTGACACGCGCCATCGAGGATGGCCTTGGGCGTGGTCAATTCCTGCTGCATTACCAACCGGTTGTGCCGGTTGCCGATGGCGGTGGTTTGTCTGTGGAAGGTCTCTTGCGCTGGCAGCACCCGACCAATGGCATGGTGGCGCCGGGCAGCTTCCTCAGCGATCTGCGCGATCCCGGCCTCTTCGCCGAGCTGGGCATGCTCGTGGTCGAGCGCGCGGTTCAGGACATGAAGGCGATGAAGCTGCAGGGCCTGCCGGTGGGGCGTATCGCCATCAATGTCACCAATGCAGATTTCCGCTCGGACCTCTTCACCAACAAATTCTTCGCGCTGACCGAGCGGGCCGCGCTCCCGCCCAGCGCCTTCTGCATCGAAGTCACCGAGGGCGTCTTCCTTGGTCGCGACTTTGCCGAGGTGGAACGCCGAATCTGTCGTCTGCACGATGCGGGCGTCGAAGTGGCGCTCGACGATTTCGGCACCGGCTTCGCCAGTCTCACCCATTTGCGCCGCATGCCGATTGACCGGGTCAAGATCGATCAGGTGTTTGTCGCCAATCTGACCCAGAGCAGCGCTGACCTCGCGATCGTACGCGGCATCATCGACATCTCTCATGGCATGGGCAAGCTGGTGACGGCCGAGGGCGTCGAAACGCGCGCGCAGGTGGACCTGCTGCGTGAGCTCGGCTGCGATTCTCTCCAGGGCTGGTACTTTGCCAAGGCCCAGTCGCCCGAACGTCTCGGCTATGTGCTGGAAAACCTGCCCTCGGCCCAATGCGAAACGGACGCAGTAGGGCGCATGGCGCGAGGCTGA